The following proteins are co-located in the Maridesulfovibrio sp. genome:
- a CDS encoding BMP family ABC transporter substrate-binding protein → MKIGFVASGDTINDNSFNEMVAAGLRRLQKERHVELVVRRGGFTVDSVTEAVESAISEGAEIVVVNSMPVGNRFGEIVLDHPEVVFIFNDSTIDGYSNVVSINYAHGSGSCLVGALCAWQTKTGKIGFIGGNELPVITEFLKGFQRGVELSGKEVEVDVKFVRRGSSEKGFEDPQQANALALKMYGSGTDIIYAVAGLSGNGIIQAARETGNLVVGVDSDQDHLAKGTVLTSMMKRLDVAVYKECLAVLNGNFTPGRKAYGLADGAVGLTEMKYSKNLISHDVLRLLENLRKDLVSGKIKVEPSAQ, encoded by the coding sequence ATGAAAATCGGGTTTGTAGCTTCCGGCGATACCATTAATGATAATTCTTTCAACGAGATGGTCGCGGCTGGTTTGCGGCGACTTCAAAAAGAGAGACATGTTGAATTAGTGGTCCGTAGAGGAGGGTTTACTGTAGATTCCGTTACTGAGGCTGTCGAATCCGCGATTAGCGAGGGAGCTGAAATTGTTGTGGTCAACAGTATGCCTGTCGGAAATCGTTTCGGGGAAATAGTTCTTGATCATCCTGAGGTTGTTTTCATTTTTAATGATTCTACAATTGATGGATATTCGAATGTTGTTTCAATCAATTACGCGCATGGTTCGGGATCGTGTCTGGTTGGGGCTTTATGTGCTTGGCAGACAAAAACAGGTAAAATAGGATTTATCGGTGGAAATGAGCTGCCCGTCATTACGGAATTTTTGAAAGGGTTTCAGCGTGGTGTGGAACTTTCCGGCAAGGAAGTCGAAGTTGATGTCAAGTTCGTGCGCCGGGGTAGTTCCGAGAAAGGGTTTGAAGATCCGCAGCAGGCTAATGCTTTGGCTTTGAAGATGTATGGTTCTGGGACAGATATCATTTATGCTGTAGCCGGTCTTTCCGGTAACGGCATAATTCAGGCTGCTCGCGAGACTGGTAATCTGGTTGTGGGCGTGGATTCCGATCAGGATCACCTGGCTAAGGGTACTGTCCTGACCAGTATGATGAAGAGGCTAGATGTGGCCGTATACAAGGAATGTCTTGCTGTTTTGAACGGTAACTTTACTCCGGGGCGTAAAGCATATGGTCTTGCAGACGGCGCTGTCGGATTGACTGAAATGAAATATAGTAAGAATTTGATTTCTCATGATGTTCTTCGTCTTCTTGAAAATTTGAGGAAGGATCTTGTTTCGGGTAAAATCAAGGTGGAACCTTCAGCTCAGTAA